GAATGAAACACAGAAAGTTATAGAAGCTTTTATGCAGGAGATCAGAACATCAATGTACAATGGAGACAATGTTTACTTAAGAGGTTTCGGTTCATTCATTATTAAGACCAGAGCTGCAAAAACGGGAAGAAATATTTCAAAAAATACTGCAATTGAAATTCCTGCTCATAATATTCCTGCTTTCAAACCTTCGAAAACCTTCGTAGAGAAAGTAAAAACTAAAGTAGCAGTAAAATAATTAAATTAATTAACTCAAGAAAAATATACGTTACAAACCAAAAAATTTAAATTATGCCAAGCGGAAAGAAAAGAAAGAGACACAAGGTTGCAACTCACAAAAGAAAGAAAAGAAGAAGAGCAAACAGACACAAGAAAAAATAATCTCTTTGCGATTTACAATATAACAATATAGTTGGTGTTTTTATATGTTTAAAACTTCACCAGCTATATTTTTGTTTTTAATGAAGTTGAAAAATTGGTCCTGATCATGATACTTAAAGCATGATGACCATTTTAAACAAAGCATAGAAACTATAAAAAAATGGGCCGATTAAGATGTTTCTCACAAGAAGAGAAATTTACCATCCTTAATCCCCAAACTAAAGAATGAAGAAAGAACTGATAATATCACATGAAGGTGAGCAATCTAAAATTGCCCTGCTCGAAGACGGCCGTCTTTTTGAACTCCATGAACAGGAGGACAAAAGCGACTTCGTGGTAGGCGATTTATTTATCGGTAAAGTAAAAAAACTCGCACCCAACCTGAATGCTGCTTTTGTCAGCATTGGGTACGAAAAAGATGCCTTTCTGCACTATCAGGATTTAGGTCCTCAATTTCTGACCTACAAAAAATTTCTACAGGACACGGTTTCCAAAAAACAACAGAACTCTTCTCTCAAAAATTTCGAAATTCAAAAAGAAATTAATAAAAACGGGACCATTGATAAAGTTCTGGCGAAAGATGACAGCGTTATTCTGCAAATTACGAAAGAACCAATCTCCACAAAAGGACCACGAATCTCAACCCAAATTTCCCTAACAGGACGGTTTTTGGTTTTAATTCCTTTTGATAAAAGTGTTTCAATTTCTAAAAAGATTGGGAACTCGGAAGAGAAAACACGACTGAAAACCTTAATAGAAAGCATTAAACCGGAAGGTTTTGGTGTGATTATTCGCACAGTTGCAGAAGGCAAAAAAGTCGCTGAACTCCACAATGATATGAATCAGCTGATTCAGAAGTGGGAAACGACTTTCAAAAACCTTCAGAAAAACAAAGTTCCGAGTAAAGTGTTGAGTGAAGAAGATAAAGCTTCCGCAATTTTACGGGACAATTTCAATGCAGATTTCGTTTCAATTATCTGTGATGATGAGCAGATGGTTGATGACATGCGTAACTACATTGAAGTCATTGCACCGGAACGAAAAAATATCGTGCAATTCTACGACAAACCTATTCCTTTGATGGAATATTATAACGTAGAAAAACAACTCAAACAAAGTTTCGGCAAACACGTCAACATTCCAAGTTCCAAAGGAGCTTATCTCGTCATCGAACACACCGAAGCACTTCACGTGATCGATGTGAATTCGGGGAATAATCTTTCTTCAGGCGCAGGTTCCAGCAACAAAGAACACGCACTGACGGTGAATAAAATGGCAGCAACTGAAATCGCTCGACAGCTTAGACTTCGCGATATGGGAGGAATTATCGTCGTGGATTTCATTGACATGATCAATGCCGACCACCGACGAGATCTGTACGAACATTTTAAAGAAGAAATGAGTCGTGACAAGGCCAGACATAAAATTCTGCCGCCAAGTAAATTTGGTTTGATCCAATTGACTCGACAAAGAACCCGTCCGGAAAAAGTAATTAAAACGCAGGAAGACAATCCAAACATCGATGGTGAAATCCTGGCGCCGATCGTGGTGGTTGAAAGAATGGAGGAAGTCATCAGAACCCTAATACAAACTGAAAAAGGAAAACTTTTCCTACACGTGCACCCCTTTGTAGAAGCTTATTTGACAAAAGGTCTTATGAGTATTCAAACAAAATGGTACTTAAAATACAAAAAATGGGTCACCATCATCCCCAGAGATTCCTTTAAATATCTGGAATACAAACTGATTAATTCTAAAAAAGAAGAATTAATGAGTTACTCAAATTAAAAGGTTCCAAAAACCGATAAAAAAAATTGCTCACTTCAAAAAAGAAACTCCTGACTCAGTCGGGAGTTTTTTTTTCGATTGGATGCGGAAATTTGCTATCTTTAACCTGTTGTGCATTTAGAAATTGAAAGGAAAAAAGATTGTCCATTTGATTAAAAAATCGTATATTTAATTGATTACCAAGTCATTTAAATACATGAACAATCTCATTCAAAACTACGAAATTATTTTAAAAGAATTGACAGCAACCTGTAAACATATTAAGTCAAATAAGCAGATCAGACTCCCGAAAATGTCTGACTTGGAACTTGTGGCACTTAATATTACCGCTGAATACATGTCCATTAACTCTGAATTACAGTTGTTTAGATGTATTTCGGGAACCGATTTGGATGGGAAGATCGAGAGGAGCGTCTACAATAAAAGAAGGAGGAGGCTTTTTCCATATATTGAAAAAATAAGGGAGACCTTAAGCGGTAAATTTTCTGATTTCAGCGATGTCTTCATTGTTGATTCAACACCGATTGAAATATGTAAATTCAGTCGTGCAAACCGTTCGGCAATTTGTTCCACAGATGATATCAAACCTTCGTTTGGATATTGTGCCGCGCAGAAGTCAAGGTATTTTGGCTATAAACTTCATGCGGTTTGTGACAAGAATGGAATCTTTCACTCTTTTGATTTCACCCCTGCAAATGTTCATGATGTAAATTACCTCAAGGATATTAAGGAAAACTTTAAAAACTGTTTATTGATCGGGGACAGAGGATATATCAGTAAAAAATTTCAAGTAGATTTATTCAACTATTCCAAGATAAATCTTTCGGTCCCGATGAGGAAAAACCAGCATGGTTTTGTAGAGTTTTCAAGGACAAAATCAAACATAAGGAAACGGATTGAAACCAATATATCGCAACTATGCGGCCAGTTTACAATAAACGTGAACTTTGCAAAAACCTTTCAAGGTTTGGCGACAAGGATAGTGTCGAAAATAACTTCTTTTACGATGATTCAATACCTCAATTTTTTCGTCTTCAAAAGAAGTTTGAATAAACTAAAAGTTAATTTGTGCTAAATGCACAACAGGTTATCTTTAATAATCTAAACAAAAATTCCTATGAAAATCAAATTAGCATTTTTAACCGTCTTGCTTTCCTCCAGCGCGGTTTTCGGACAACAGTTCGAAAAATTACTGCATTCCAAAAAAAATGCGCCGACCTACATCGTGAATAAAAATACCATTGTTGGTTCCGATTTTACAGACTATATTTCCGCTGAGGGAATAAAAAGTATGGACGTCATTAAACCGAAACAAACGCTGACCGATGAACACGTAAAAGACTTCCCAAATCTTAGTCAATACGGACTTATCATTATCGAAGTGAGCGACTTTAAAATAGCGACCAAAACGCAATCTGAAATCCGTTCATTTTTTGGTGCAGATGCAAATACAAAGATCTATGTTGATGGCTATCTATTAAAAAAATCGGATTATAAAATAGCAGTCAAAAGCATTAAAGAAATAGAAATCATTAAACCTAATGAGCAAGATTTAAATGACGAAAAAATTATCAATATCTGGACATTGGATAAGCAAAACAGATTAGGCAATTTGAATCTGGAGCGTAGGAAATTTCAAGGGGAAAAGGGAGTGAACTAATGTTAACCCTTTGCTAATATGAAGAATAAGTTATGTTATTAAATTATTGTACAACGGACAAAAGCTGTAGACTTCGTTTAAAATTCACCTAAAATTTACTCACTAAAAAAGAACGAAAATGCTCTTAAGATGAAAATCACCACTAGGTAAGATGGTGGTAATTTCGTGTAAGTAACTTTTAGAAATAAGAGAAAGAGGACAAAAATGGATCAAAATAAGATTGAAATCATAAATTTCGCTGAAGGACTGGAAGAACCTATCAAAACTCTGAATTACGAATGGCTTGAAAAATATTTTAAGATTGAAGAAAGTGACATACGTTCCCTTTCAAATCCTAAAGAAGAAATTATAGATAAAGGCGGATTTATTTTTTATGCTAAACTGAACAATGAAATCGTGGGAACTTGTTCTTTGTTACAGAAAAATGACACTACTTTCGAAATAGGAAAAATGGCAGTTTCCGAAAATGCGCAAGGCCACAGAATTGGAACATTACTTTTGGAACACTGTTTAAACTTTGCGAAAGATCACCAAATTAAAACGCTCATTCTTTACTCAAACACGCAATTGGCACCTGCGATTCACCTCTATCGAAAATATGGTTTTTACGAAATCGAATTGCAAAAAGGATTGTATGAAAGAGCAAATATCAAAATGGAAAAACGGCTTTAAGAAGAAAAAGTAGGGAAACAAAACATTTTTAGAGGAAATATAAATTTTGTTGTATTCAGAATACGGTAACCACGTTGTAAGCAAAGGCTAAAAATTTTTCGAAGTAAAAAAAACGGCATCTTTCGATGCCGTTTAATCAATTATTTAAACGAGAAAATTTATTTAAAATCGTCTGCGGTCGCCTTGTTTAGTTCATAAGATTGAACATCAAGCTGCATATCCTGTCCCATTTGATTTACTTTTACGGTAAACGGAAGTTTTACTCCGTCTACTTCTTTGTAATTGGAATAATAGGTCGGAATTTCGATTTCCTGACCCTGCATTTTCTGCTTTTTAACCTCTCCTACTTTTAAACCGGTTTTCATATCGTAATAGTAGGTAGCATCTGCAGTTTTCACTGCATAAGCATCGGCTCCTTCTATTTTCTCAATTCCACCTAGCGTATAATCTTTCGAAGTCGCAAAAGTTAATTCCGGAAAAAGGTTTTTTTCTTTGGCATACGCTGCCTGCATTTCTGCGGGCATATCCATTTTATTTCCCTGTGCGGTCATCGAACCTTTGGTTCCGTCAAAGGTCATTTTCTGAAGGGTATTTCCCATCATCGAAACTTCCATATTCATTTTTCCACCCAGCGCTTGCGTGTTTTTAATACCCAGTTCCATTCCCTGCATTTTTGTCGTAGAAACAGAAGTAATAGAGGTAATTTTCGACACTTTATCTTTGCCGCCAATAGCTGCAATGTATTTATCCGCCACACTTGCTACGGTTACGTTCGCATCAACTTTCTTTACTTCAGGTTTTGCAACAGGATTTCCGTAGGCGTCAAAATATTTTACCGGATAACCCAAGGTATCAAGTTGATCCGCAAACTGACTCGATTTCCCTGCCACAAATATTCTCATATTATTCGGCTTGATGAAATAGTCCGACGCTTTCTGAACTTGATCAATCGTCAACGCATCCACCGATTTCAAATAATTGGTGTAGAAATCTTTTGGCAGATCCTGCGTCATTAAGTTCAAGGCAAATCGCGCCACCGTTTCAGGTCGCTCCAGTGACATAATGAAGGTACCTTTTAATTTTTCTTTCGCATTATTCAGTTCTTCCGGTTTAATGGTTTTAATACCTTTAATTTCCGTCATGAATTCTTTGATGGCTTTGTCCGTTACTTCACCACGAACATTTGCCGTTCCTCCAAAACTAGAATCGTATTTAGAGGTATCAATTGAAGTGTATGCACCGTAAGTAAATCCGTTTTTCTCCCGTAGATTCATATTCACACGGGTCTCCAAACTTCCACCACCTAAAATATAATTGGCGGTAGTCGCTGCAAAATATTGGGGATCTTTCATTTTTAGATCGTGAAGACCTCCTAATTTAATGACAGACTGTGCCGCAGTGGGAACATCAACCACATCGATTTCAGTTTTGGCAACATTTGTAAATTTCGGTAAAGAAGGATATTTGTAATCCGATTTTTTCCAGCCATCGAAGGCGCTTTCAATCATCTTCTTCACTTCATTAAACTTAACATCTCCAATCACGACGAGATAAGCGTTGTTCGGTGCGTACGCTTTCTTATAATAATCCTGAACATCGTTTAAAGTAATAGCTTTTAGGGTCTCCTCAGTTTCATACTCACCCATCGCCGAATTTTTGCCATAGGTCAGCACGTTGTAGACACGATTACCGATGACTTCGGCGCTTAGTTCACTGGATTTTAAACCTGCAATTCCTCTTTCTTTAGATTTATTCAACTCCTCGTTAGAGAATTTTGCATCGGTAATTCCAGCTGCAAAAAGATTTAAAATTTCCGGGTAATATTTCGAAAGCGTGTTGGCGCTCGCTCCATTTCCCCCATAGTTAATGGAAGCTCCCAGGAAATCTACTTTCCTGTTAAACTCGTCTTTAGATATTTTTGAAGTTCCGCTTCCCAAAAGGTCAGCCATAATGCTGCTAACACCGGCTTTACTCCCCTCCACCATTGGGGGACGGTCAAAAGATAACGTGGTATTTACGCGCGGAAGTTTGTGATCTTCTACCACCATCACCGTTAAACCATTTTTCAGTTTAAAAGTTTGGGGTGTCGCAATATTTACCGTTGGTGTTGGTCCCGGTTTTGGCATTTGGTTAAGATCGATAACCTGTGCACTCATAAAGCCAGAAATAAAAAATACGGCGGCGATACTATATAATGATTTTTTCATTTTCGATTATTTTTTTTCTGGTAAATAATTAATAATAACTCTTTGGTTACTGTTCAGATATTTTTTTGCAACCTCGCGGATATCTTCACGCGTGATGTTACGGTAGATCTCAATTTCTTTATTTATCAAATTGGCATCGCCCTGTAAAACGTGATAGGTCGCCAATGAACTGGCAATTCCCTGAATACTTGAATTCGCATTAACAAACTGATTCTCGAACTGGTTTTGCAGTTTCTGAAAATCTTCTTCACTTATCAATGTGGTCTGTAGTTTTTTCACCTCTGCATCAATGTCTGCTCTCAGCGTAGCTTCAGTCGTTTCTCCCAAAGGAATCGCAAAGAATGCAAATACACTGTAATCCTCTTCACCTAAATTAATGGCCTGAACCTGCAATGCTTTTTTATCCTGATCAACCAATTTTTTATAAAGCACAGATGATTTACCGTTACTTAGATAAGAAGAAAGCATATCTAAAACTTTAGAATCCCGGGTTTTATCACTTGGCGTTCTATAGGTATAAAGATAAGCCGGCAGCTGAATATTCGGATCCGTAAAAGTCATTACCGTTTCCTTTGTGATGGGATCTTCCTGTGGTAAATTTCTTACAATCGGCGCTCCTTTCGGGATGCTAGCAAAATAGGTATCAATTAATTTCTTGGTTTCCTCCTTTTTGAAATCTCCGGCTACAACCAAAGTTGCGTTGTTTGGAACGTAATATTTTTTAAAGAACGCTAAAAATTCTTCCAGCTTGGCAGAATCTAAATCTTCCATTTCACCAATGGTGGTGTTTTTGTAAGGGTGTTTTTTGAACAGACCTGTTTTAATGGCTTTCATAATATTACCGTAAGGCTGATTATCAACGCGCAGTCTTTTCTCTTCTTTCACCACCTCATTTTGCGTATCAACTCCAATTTGATTGATCACAGGATGTCTCAAACGTTCAGATTCCATCCATAAACCAAGCTGAAGATTATTGGACGGGAAAGTTTCGTAATAATACGTACGGTCATCGGTCGTATTGGCGTTGTTGGTACCGCCATTTGCGCCCACAATTTTCATCCATTCTCCACGTTTGATGTTTGGTGTTCCTTCGAAAAGCAAATGCTCAAAAAAATGTGCAAAACCTGTTCTGTTTGCGATTTCATCTTTAGCACCTACGTGATACATCACCGCGGTAGTCACCACCGGTGCCTTATTATCCTGATGCAGAATTACATGCATGCCGTTCGGCAAATCATATTCTTCAAATTTAATTTCCTGAGCCTGTGACAAAACTCCCAAAAGCAGAAGGCCAAAAGCTGAAAAAGATTTTTTTATCATAATTTTATATTAATTCTATGGTCAATAAGTAGCAAAATTCCTGTAAAAGTTACAGAATCCTAAAAATTTTGTCAGATTTTAAGAAATATGTCACTTCATGTCTTAAATTCTTCATCCGGGCACCTTTTATTGAGTTGATTTGGACGCCTTCATCCGTCCTCCGTTCCCGCTTCCGCCGCGGCGGAGAGCTCCACTCAGGCCGGGGCGCAGATTATTGCACATTAAAAATTGGTTTTTAAAAATTTAAAAAAGCTTTTATACATTTGTTAAAATTTAGAATATGCAACTCGTAAAAGTGGGACTTTGTGCTTTTGGAATGAGTGGAAGAGTATTTCACGCACCTTTTCTGAAAGAACATCCCGGATTTTTTATGTCGGCCATCGTGGAAAGGTCCAAAGAAGAATCAAAAGACCAATATCCCGAAACCGAAATTTTCCGATCAGTGGAAGAAATGCTTCAGCATGCAGACATTGAACTCGTCGTCGTGAACACGCCCGTGCAAACCCATTTCGAATATACAAAAATGGCTTTAGAGGAAGGAAAAAATGTGATCGTAGAAAAGCCTTTTACCGTGACAACTTCCGAAGCGGAAGAACTTGTAAAACTCGCCGAAGAAAAAAATCTCTTCCTCAGTGTCTACCAAAACCGCAGATTTGACCGTGATTATTTACAAGTTGAAAAAATTTTAAAAGAAGGAAAACTAGGAGCTCTTAAAGAAGTTGAAATCCGGTTCGACCGGTTCCGTACCGAACCCGGCTCAAAAGAACATAAAGAAAATCCTGCCTTAAAAGGTTCCGGCGCTCTTCATGATTTAGGTTCGCATCTTATAGATCAGGCCACACAACTTTTTGGTTTCCCGGAGAAAATTTTTGCCGATGTATTTTCAATGAAAGGTTCTGATTTTGCGAACGATTATTTTGAAATTCTGCTCTACTATAAAAATAACCTGCGTGTTCGCTTAAAATCTTCAGTTTTCAGCAAAGAAGCGCATTATGCCTATATTCTTCACGGTAATAAAGGGAGTTTTCTGCAGGAAAGAACGGACGGTCAGGAAATAGAATTGGTTGCCGGTGCCACTCCAACTTATAACGAAGACTGGACAAAACCTTTAAATGAACCCGACGGCATCTTAAATTATCTGACAGCAGATTCAGAGACCAAGCGGCTTTTGACCTCCAGCGAGCCGGGAAATTACATGAATTACTATCAGGAGATTTATGAACATATTGTTTTCGGTGACGCTTTGCCTTCTCCCGGCTCGGAAATAATTCAGAACATGAAAATCATTGAAGCCGCCTTGGAAAGCTCGAAACAAAACAAAACGATTGTCCTGTCTCATTATTAAGTAAGGCTTTTGAGGAAAGGTTTGACGAGAAAGATAGGTAATATTTGGGCGCCTTTTTCCTTCCTCCACGCTCACTTTGTTATCAGCGGCTTTGACTTTCGTTCAGCCATCAACAAAAAAAGTTCCACTCATTCCGGGGCGCGGCTTTGGAAATAAAAAGCATTGTGGTAAATCCATGGACAGTATAACCTCAAAAAAGTTATGAAATTGTTAAACCAAGCCTTCTTTAATGTTAATCTGATGTTAAACCACAGCACAATTTTTCAAAATAACGCAGTATTTCATATCTTTAATTTAAAGTAAAAATAAACTCTTAAAACGTTAAAAAAATATGGAAATATTAATCAACACCGACAACAACATTACTGCAAGTGCAGAGATGAGAACGCATCTCACAGCAGATTTAGAAGCAAACTTCGAACGTTTTGCCGAGCATCTAACCCGCCTGGAAGTGAAAATAAGCGATGAAAATAGCCACAAAGAAGGGGAAAATGATAAAAAATGTGTGCTAGAAGCCCGCTTGCGCGGAATGCAACCGATAGCCGTAACAGGTCAAGGAAATTCGATTGATCAGGCGCTGAGTGATGCTTCTACCAAGTTGAAAACTTCCCTGGATACGACCATGGGAAAATTACGCAGCTATTAAGAAGAACTTACTGTTCATTATTATAAAGACGCTTTCTTAGGCGTCTTTATTTTTTGCTTTTAAGTTAATGGAGATGCATGATTTTTCAAAAATATTATAATTTTCAGTCTGCTTTTGACTAAAATTGTTTATAATATGTGTCATTTATAAATCAACGAAAACATTTTTATCTACTAATTCTCTTTGGTACCTTTGTTACCTGTTCGAAATTATGAGAAAACACCCACAAAATAGATTTCAAACTCAAACTTAGACAACCGCCTAAAAGCAGATGAAAAAGGAACAACACCATTGGACTTTCTGCCCAGACTGTCAGAGTCTCGGCAAAAAAAAGCGCAGAATTAAAAAAAGTTTGAGACTGCGTTACCAAGAGGAATTGGAAAAATTCGAAAAAGGAAATGGCAAAGGAGCTCCTCCAGTTCGTCCGGAAGCTCAACTTTATATTTGTCCAACCTGTTCCGGCTCCGGCTTAATTCCTTGTGAAAACCCACCTGCTCCAGACTCTGAAAACTATCCGCACGTTGCCATTATCGGAGGTGGAATTGGCGGCGTTGCTTTAGCAGTGGCTTGTCTGCACCGAGGCATTCCGTTTACACTTTACGAACGCGACACCAGTTTCGACGAACGCTCCCAAGGTTATGGGCTGACTTTGCAACAGGCAAGTAAAGCGATCGAAGGTTTTGGAATTTTACATTTGGAAAAAGGCGTAGTTTCTACGCGACATTTGGTTCATACACCGGAGGGAAAAATAGTCGGCGAATGGGGAATGCGAAAGTGGCTCGAAACAGAAAACACTCCTAAAAGTTCCCACAAAAAAACAAATATTCACATTGCCCGACAATCTTTGCGTTTGGCTTTACTCGACCAACTTGGCGGGAGTAAATCGGTGCAGTGGGGACATCAACTTCTGGATTTTAAAGAGAATAAAGAACACGGAATTGAACTCAACTTTTTGGTAGACGGAAAAGCGAAAACTGAAAAAGCAGATTTGATTGTTGGAGCTGATGGAATTCGAAGCGCTGTTCGCAGCTTACTCATTGGAGAGGAAATTTCACCTTTGCGCTA
This DNA window, taken from Kaistella carnis, encodes the following:
- a CDS encoding HU family DNA-binding protein, with product MTKAELVNTISNKLGTEKNETQKVIEAFMQEIRTSMYNGDNVYLRGFGSFIIKTRAAKTGRNISKNTAIEIPAHNIPAFKPSKTFVEKVKTKVAVK
- a CDS encoding Rne/Rng family ribonuclease; translated protein: MKKELIISHEGEQSKIALLEDGRLFELHEQEDKSDFVVGDLFIGKVKKLAPNLNAAFVSIGYEKDAFLHYQDLGPQFLTYKKFLQDTVSKKQQNSSLKNFEIQKEINKNGTIDKVLAKDDSVILQITKEPISTKGPRISTQISLTGRFLVLIPFDKSVSISKKIGNSEEKTRLKTLIESIKPEGFGVIIRTVAEGKKVAELHNDMNQLIQKWETTFKNLQKNKVPSKVLSEEDKASAILRDNFNADFVSIICDDEQMVDDMRNYIEVIAPERKNIVQFYDKPIPLMEYYNVEKQLKQSFGKHVNIPSSKGAYLVIEHTEALHVIDVNSGNNLSSGAGSSNKEHALTVNKMAATEIARQLRLRDMGGIIVVDFIDMINADHRRDLYEHFKEEMSRDKARHKILPPSKFGLIQLTRQRTRPEKVIKTQEDNPNIDGEILAPIVVVERMEEVIRTLIQTEKGKLFLHVHPFVEAYLTKGLMSIQTKWYLKYKKWVTIIPRDSFKYLEYKLINSKKEELMSYSN
- a CDS encoding IS982 family transposase, which translates into the protein MNNLIQNYEIILKELTATCKHIKSNKQIRLPKMSDLELVALNITAEYMSINSELQLFRCISGTDLDGKIERSVYNKRRRRLFPYIEKIRETLSGKFSDFSDVFIVDSTPIEICKFSRANRSAICSTDDIKPSFGYCAAQKSRYFGYKLHAVCDKNGIFHSFDFTPANVHDVNYLKDIKENFKNCLLIGDRGYISKKFQVDLFNYSKINLSVPMRKNQHGFVEFSRTKSNIRKRIETNISQLCGQFTINVNFAKTFQGLATRIVSKITSFTMIQYLNFFVFKRSLNKLKVNLC
- a CDS encoding GNAT family N-acetyltransferase, with the protein product MDQNKIEIINFAEGLEEPIKTLNYEWLEKYFKIEESDIRSLSNPKEEIIDKGGFIFYAKLNNEIVGTCSLLQKNDTTFEIGKMAVSENAQGHRIGTLLLEHCLNFAKDHQIKTLILYSNTQLAPAIHLYRKYGFYEIELQKGLYERANIKMEKRL
- a CDS encoding M16 family metallopeptidase, producing the protein MKKSLYSIAAVFFISGFMSAQVIDLNQMPKPGPTPTVNIATPQTFKLKNGLTVMVVEDHKLPRVNTTLSFDRPPMVEGSKAGVSSIMADLLGSGTSKISKDEFNRKVDFLGASINYGGNGASANTLSKYYPEILNLFAAGITDAKFSNEELNKSKERGIAGLKSSELSAEVIGNRVYNVLTYGKNSAMGEYETEETLKAITLNDVQDYYKKAYAPNNAYLVVIGDVKFNEVKKMIESAFDGWKKSDYKYPSLPKFTNVAKTEIDVVDVPTAAQSVIKLGGLHDLKMKDPQYFAATTANYILGGGSLETRVNMNLREKNGFTYGAYTSIDTSKYDSSFGGTANVRGEVTDKAIKEFMTEIKGIKTIKPEELNNAKEKLKGTFIMSLERPETVARFALNLMTQDLPKDFYTNYLKSVDALTIDQVQKASDYFIKPNNMRIFVAGKSSQFADQLDTLGYPVKYFDAYGNPVAKPEVKKVDANVTVASVADKYIAAIGGKDKVSKITSITSVSTTKMQGMELGIKNTQALGGKMNMEVSMMGNTLQKMTFDGTKGSMTAQGNKMDMPAEMQAAYAKEKNLFPELTFATSKDYTLGGIEKIEGADAYAVKTADATYYYDMKTGLKVGEVKKQKMQGQEIEIPTYYSNYKEVDGVKLPFTVKVNQMGQDMQLDVQSYELNKATADDFK
- a CDS encoding M16 family metallopeptidase, translating into MIKKSFSAFGLLLLGVLSQAQEIKFEEYDLPNGMHVILHQDNKAPVVTTAVMYHVGAKDEIANRTGFAHFFEHLLFEGTPNIKRGEWMKIVGANGGTNNANTTDDRTYYYETFPSNNLQLGLWMESERLRHPVINQIGVDTQNEVVKEEKRLRVDNQPYGNIMKAIKTGLFKKHPYKNTTIGEMEDLDSAKLEEFLAFFKKYYVPNNATLVVAGDFKKEETKKLIDTYFASIPKGAPIVRNLPQEDPITKETVMTFTDPNIQLPAYLYTYRTPSDKTRDSKVLDMLSSYLSNGKSSVLYKKLVDQDKKALQVQAINLGEEDYSVFAFFAIPLGETTEATLRADIDAEVKKLQTTLISEEDFQKLQNQFENQFVNANSSIQGIASSLATYHVLQGDANLINKEIEIYRNITREDIREVAKKYLNSNQRVIINYLPEKK
- a CDS encoding Gfo/Idh/MocA family oxidoreductase, with protein sequence MQLVKVGLCAFGMSGRVFHAPFLKEHPGFFMSAIVERSKEESKDQYPETEIFRSVEEMLQHADIELVVVNTPVQTHFEYTKMALEEGKNVIVEKPFTVTTSEAEELVKLAEEKNLFLSVYQNRRFDRDYLQVEKILKEGKLGALKEVEIRFDRFRTEPGSKEHKENPALKGSGALHDLGSHLIDQATQLFGFPEKIFADVFSMKGSDFANDYFEILLYYKNNLRVRLKSSVFSKEAHYAYILHGNKGSFLQERTDGQEIELVAGATPTYNEDWTKPLNEPDGILNYLTADSETKRLLTSSEPGNYMNYYQEIYEHIVFGDALPSPGSEIIQNMKIIEAALESSKQNKTIVLSHY
- a CDS encoding HPF/RaiA family ribosome-associated protein, with amino-acid sequence MEILINTDNNITASAEMRTHLTADLEANFERFAEHLTRLEVKISDENSHKEGENDKKCVLEARLRGMQPIAVTGQGNSIDQALSDASTKLKTSLDTTMGKLRSY
- a CDS encoding FAD-dependent oxidoreductase; amino-acid sequence: MKKEQHHWTFCPDCQSLGKKKRRIKKSLRLRYQEELEKFEKGNGKGAPPVRPEAQLYICPTCSGSGLIPCENPPAPDSENYPHVAIIGGGIGGVALAVACLHRGIPFTLYERDTSFDERSQGYGLTLQQASKAIEGFGILHLEKGVVSTRHLVHTPEGKIVGEWGMRKWLETENTPKSSHKKTNIHIARQSLRLALLDQLGGSKSVQWGHQLLDFKENKEHGIELNFLVDGKAKTEKADLIVGADGIRSAVRSLLIGEEISPLRYLDCIVILGICPLSALQDVESSLLDSATVFQTANGNERIYVMPFDAESVMWQLSFPLSEEEAKILSIKGPKALKEEAIRRTQWHAPIPQILAATQEAQISGYPVYDRALLQPELLENAGAATLIGDAAHPMSPFKGQGANQALLDALSLAREIFKNCKPFSEWRESGIRESVLIPFENKMLERSKSKVIDSAAAAQFLHSEIALYKGDEPRGRILKRQS